The window GCCCGCTGCCTCGGCGCCGCCGACGGGCTGCTGCCCAACGGCCACTTCCGGTCCGCGATCGAACGCCATGTGCGGGAGCGCGCCGAGAAGGTCGTGCGCGCCGCCCTCGACGACGAGACGTACGAGACCGCGTACGCGGAGGGCGGCGGCCTCTCCGTCGAAGAGGCCGCCGCCCTGGTCTGACGACGCGGATCGTGGACGTGCCGTGGTCCGCACGAACGTGAACGTCAGCTCTTGGTACGGAACTTGTGGATCGCGACCGGCGCCATCACGGCGGTGATCGCCACCGACCAGCCGAGGGTCACCCACAGATCGTGCGCGACCGGGCCGCCCACCATCAGTCCGCGGGCCGCGTCGGCGAGCGTGGACAGCGGGTTGTAGTCGGTGAACGCCTGCAGCCAGCCGGGCATGGACGCCGTCGGGGCGAAGATCGACGAGCCGAACTGCAGCGGGAACAGCACGAGGAATCCCATCGCCTGCACGGACTGTGCGTTCTTCAGGATCACGCCCAGGGTGAGGAACACCCACATGATCGACGAGGCGAACACCGCGGCCAGGCCGACGGCCGCGAACAGACCGGGCCAGCTGTTGATGTCGAACCCGACCAGTACGGCGACGATCATCAGCACGGTCGTCGCGAACAGCATGCGCACGAGTTCCACGGAGACCTTCGCGAACAGCACCGAGCCGCGCCCGATCGGCAGGGACCGGAAGCGGTCCATGACACCGGAGTTGAAGTCCTGGCTGAAGCCGGTGCCGACGCCCTGGGACAGCGTCATGCTCATCATCGCGATCATGCCGGGGATCACGTACTGCACGTACCCGTCCTGGCCGCCGCCCAGGGCCTGCCCGATCGAGCCGCCGAAGACGTACACGAACAGCAGGGTGAAGACGACCGGCATCAGCAGCGCGTCGAACATCGACTCGGGGTCCTGCCGGATCCACAGCAGGTTGCGGCGGACGAGGGCGCCGGTGTGGCGCAGATGACCGCGCAGCGGGATCCGGCCGTCCGCCTTGACGTCGGCGGCGGAAAGGTCGGCGGTGGAAAGAGTGGTGGCGCTCATACGGCGACCTCCTCGAGGTCGGGGGCGGGCGTCGCGTCCTGCGGGGCACTGGCGCGGTGACCGGTGAGGGACAGGAACACCTCGTCCAGGCTGGGCAGTTCGGTGGTGACGGAGGAGAGCGTGATGCCGCGCGCGATGACCGCGCCGACCACGGCGGTCAGCTGCTCGTCGCTGAGGATCGGGACCAGGACGGCACCGCGTTCGGTGTCCACGGTGCTGGCGGCGAGGCCGGTCAGGCCCAGCTCGTCGAGCGCGGCGGCCAGCGGCCGCAGCTGCAGCGGATCGACCGGGCGGACCCGCAGGGTACGGCCGCCGACCTTCGCCTTCAGCTCCTCGATGGCGCCGCCCGCGATGACCTTGCCGTGGTCCACGACGGTCAGCTCGGAGGCGAGCTGCTCGGCCTCCTCCATGTACTGGGTGGTGAGCAGCACGGTGACACCGTCGCCGACCATGCGCTTGATCTCGGTCCACACCTCGTTGCGGGTGCGCGGGTCGAGACCGGTGGTGGGCTCGTCGAGGAAGAGCACGGAGGGCTGCCCGATCATCGACGCGGCCAGGTCCAGGCGCCGCCGCATGCCTCCGGAGTACGTGCTCGCCGGCCGCTTGGCCGCGTCGGTGAGCGAGAAGCGCTCAAGCAGTTCGTCGGCGCGGGCGCGGGCGTCCTTGCGCGGCAGGTCGAGGAGACGGCCGATCATGTAGAGGTTCTCCCAGCCCGGGAGCTTCTCGTCGACGGAGGCGTACTGACCGGTGAGACCGATCACACGGCGCAGCTGCCGCGGCTGCCGTATGACGTCGTAGCCGGCGACGCTCGCCGCGCCGGAGTCGGGGGAGAGGAGGGTGGACAGGATGCGTACGAGGGTGGTCTTGCCGGCGCCGTTCGGTCCGAGCACACCCATCACGGTGCCCTCGCGGACGTCCAGGTCCACGCCGTCCAGTGCCTTGGTCTCGCCGTAGTGCTTGACCAGCCCCCGTACGGAGACGGCGGCGTTTCCGCCGCTGGGGTTCTTGTCGATTCGCGTCATGCCGCAAAGGTGTCAGCCGCCACCGACAAACCACCGACATCCCACCGACAGCCGCTCGGTCCGATGTCGGGTGCGGGTCGGTGGGGGTTGCTCGCGCAGTTCCCCGCGCCCCTTAAAGGCCGCAGTCGAACAACGTGCCCCCCCCGCGGAGCAAAAAGGCAGCCCGCCGACGGGGGAAGATCGGCGGGCTGCCTGGTGCCGCAGTGGACTAGTGGACGGAGTGCTCCTCCTGAGGGAACGTTCCGCCGACGACGTCGTCGGCGAAGGCCTTCGCCGCGTCGCCCATGACCTCACGCAGATTGGCGTACTGCTTCACGAACCGAGGCATCTTGCCCCCGGTCAGCCCGAGCATGTCCGTCCAGACGAGAACCTGCGCGTCGGTGTCCGGCCCCGCCCCGATCCCCACGGTGGGGATGTGCAGCGTCCGGGTCACCTCGGCGGCCAGCTCCGCGGGAACCAGTTCGAGG is drawn from Streptomyces liliifuscus and contains these coding sequences:
- a CDS encoding ABC transporter permease, with translation MSATTLSTADLSAADVKADGRIPLRGHLRHTGALVRRNLLWIRQDPESMFDALLMPVVFTLLFVYVFGGSIGQALGGGQDGYVQYVIPGMIAMMSMTLSQGVGTGFSQDFNSGVMDRFRSLPIGRGSVLFAKVSVELVRMLFATTVLMIVAVLVGFDINSWPGLFAAVGLAAVFASSIMWVFLTLGVILKNAQSVQAMGFLVLFPLQFGSSIFAPTASMPGWLQAFTDYNPLSTLADAARGLMVGGPVAHDLWVTLGWSVAITAVMAPVAIHKFRTKS
- a CDS encoding ATP-binding cassette domain-containing protein, translated to MTRIDKNPSGGNAAVSVRGLVKHYGETKALDGVDLDVREGTVMGVLGPNGAGKTTLVRILSTLLSPDSGAASVAGYDVIRQPRQLRRVIGLTGQYASVDEKLPGWENLYMIGRLLDLPRKDARARADELLERFSLTDAAKRPASTYSGGMRRRLDLAASMIGQPSVLFLDEPTTGLDPRTRNEVWTEIKRMVGDGVTVLLTTQYMEEAEQLASELTVVDHGKVIAGGAIEELKAKVGGRTLRVRPVDPLQLRPLAAALDELGLTGLAASTVDTERGAVLVPILSDEQLTAVVGAVIARGITLSSVTTELPSLDEVFLSLTGHRASAPQDATPAPDLEEVAV